The following proteins are co-located in the Fibrobacter sp. genome:
- the lpxA gene encoding acyl-ACP--UDP-N-acetylglucosamine O-acyltransferase, whose protein sequence is MVHPSAFVHSSVSVPESAVIGPWCLVDQGAEIGENVVLESRVHVYGGVSIGKNTHVYDGAVLGAPPQDLKYDGEPTRLEIGENCTIREYCTLNRGTVQGGGCTRVSDNVLIMAYSHVGHDCQISRGVVIANGCQLGGHVRIGEYATIGGVTAIQQRNQVGAYAFVGGTHKVDRDVPPCAKASGNPIRFGALNLHALRLHPEDFPAERVANLERAYRMLYRSGRPMAEVIEDLKNGPEPLFQTFFDEHWGGTIVRP, encoded by the coding sequence ATGGTCCATCCTTCCGCATTTGTCCATTCGTCAGTAAGTGTTCCCGAATCCGCTGTAATCGGGCCCTGGTGCCTGGTGGATCAGGGTGCGGAAATTGGCGAAAATGTGGTTCTGGAATCCAGGGTCCATGTGTACGGGGGTGTATCCATCGGGAAAAACACCCATGTGTATGACGGGGCTGTCCTTGGGGCTCCTCCCCAGGATCTGAAATATGACGGGGAACCAACCCGCCTCGAAATAGGCGAGAACTGTACCATCCGCGAGTACTGTACGCTAAACCGCGGAACAGTCCAGGGCGGTGGCTGCACCCGTGTATCCGATAACGTTTTGATCATGGCTTACAGCCATGTGGGGCACGACTGTCAAATTTCCCGCGGGGTGGTTATTGCCAACGGCTGCCAGCTGGGCGGTCATGTGCGTATCGGGGAGTACGCCACCATCGGTGGCGTCACTGCCATCCAGCAGCGAAACCAGGTGGGCGCCTACGCGTTTGTGGGCGGGACGCACAAGGTGGACCGAGACGTACCACCCTGTGCCAAGGCCTCCGGCAATCCCATCCGCTTCGGCGCCCTTAATCTCCACGCCCTCCGCCTCCATCCCGAAGACTTCCCGGCCGAACGCGTCGCCAATCTGGAACGTGCCTACCGTATGCTTTACCGTAGTGGCCGCCCCATGGCAGAGGTTATTGAGGATTTGAAAAACGGGCCGGAGCCTTTGTTCCAAACCTTCTTCGACGAACACTGGGGCGGCACCATCGTCCGCCCGTAG
- a CDS encoding glycosyltransferase, translating into MGGILIACLTAVYAFLFLFFIIGIARTHRYRGVKATPTVSVVVPMRNEEEFALRTLEALAVQDYVGEWEVICVDDRSTDSTKEILEKFAASHPRFRVLSLDPNLPQIASPKKRALESAFKIAKYDVLLTMDADCIPRKSWITAMAGRFVDGICIVQGPKQNNGTRTMPHLFQKLETLGYTAMEAAGFSWGHPIVASAACLAYKKELFFKVGGFGDLINLSSGDDDMLIHKMMKIPGTKVCYNLDKDAVIETEPVHTWKQLFNQRARWSSNGTSYESKAYILLLTMIYTYYIWMFISPWCVLLMDCPWQWCVFSILPKVLVDFVFLSIASWKLHSKKKMLAFIPTELIQIPMIVFCVPAGITGLFRWK; encoded by the coding sequence ATGGGTGGAATTCTCATTGCATGCCTGACGGCGGTTTACGCGTTTTTGTTCCTATTCTTCATTATAGGAATTGCTCGCACGCACCGCTATAGAGGCGTAAAAGCCACCCCCACCGTTTCCGTGGTAGTTCCCATGCGAAACGAAGAGGAATTTGCCCTGCGTACATTGGAGGCCCTGGCTGTACAGGATTACGTAGGAGAATGGGAAGTCATCTGCGTAGACGACCGCTCCACCGACTCCACCAAGGAAATCCTGGAGAAGTTCGCCGCAAGCCACCCCCGCTTTAGGGTTCTTTCGCTGGACCCAAATCTTCCGCAGATTGCAAGCCCCAAGAAGCGCGCCCTGGAAAGCGCCTTCAAGATTGCCAAGTACGATGTCCTTTTGACCATGGACGCCGACTGCATTCCCCGCAAGAGCTGGATTACCGCCATGGCAGGCCGCTTTGTAGACGGAATCTGCATTGTGCAAGGACCCAAGCAGAATAACGGCACACGTACCATGCCCCACCTTTTCCAAAAGCTGGAAACCCTGGGCTACACCGCCATGGAAGCCGCAGGCTTCAGCTGGGGCCACCCCATTGTGGCAAGTGCCGCATGTCTCGCCTACAAGAAGGAGCTGTTCTTCAAGGTCGGCGGTTTTGGAGACCTCATCAACCTGAGCAGCGGCGACGACGATATGCTGATCCACAAGATGATGAAGATCCCGGGAACAAAGGTCTGCTACAACCTGGACAAGGACGCAGTCATCGAGACGGAACCGGTACATACCTGGAAGCAGCTCTTTAACCAACGCGCCCGCTGGAGCAGCAACGGCACCAGCTATGAAAGCAAAGCCTACATATTGCTTTTGACCATGATCTACACCTACTACATCTGGATGTTCATCAGCCCCTGGTGCGTACTCCTGATGGATTGCCCCTGGCAGTGGTGCGTATTCAGCATTTTACCCAAGGTACTGGTGGACTTTGTATTCCTGAGCATCGCCAGCTGGAAACTCCACAGCAAGAAGAAAATGCTGGCATTCATCCCCACGGAACTGATTCAAATCCCCATGATCGTTTTCTGCGTGCCTGCAGGAATCACGGGACTGTTCCGCTGGAAGTAA
- a CDS encoding CCA tRNA nucleotidyltransferase — protein MAVVTTLAGNAFEPELPKRLLTIAEDIRSAGGRAYLVGGWVRDALLGKNCRDYDIEVYDLEQDQLVPILSKYGKVNLVGKAFGVIHLSMKGESLDFSFPRTESKVGYGHKGFVVKTDAKLTFKEAALRRDFTINAMGMELPDLTLCDAYGGIEDLKARRLRHVGPAFAEDSLRILRGVQFASRFGLTLAPETVELCRTLSLDDLSIERLFEEFKKWLLKPGKPSLGLQAFYDIKLDEYFPEVRPFEAFAAEGCACENRLGELLDNLSQVKGLNDDERMVLMFAGLLAGSAGDEKTILKFISRITNEIKLVRGVPLLLKHAFAFVPQAADGSVASIPSDADIRRLSVTLGGLRLYMSLLESDPRFAAGIRTSYVQSFKARAMALDVYESAPQPYLTGKILMELGVKPGKQMGELIKKSFELQLDGEIADEAAAQAWAKENI, from the coding sequence ATGGCCGTTGTCACTACGCTTGCAGGGAACGCTTTCGAGCCCGAACTTCCTAAACGTCTGCTTACCATTGCCGAGGACATCCGCAGCGCCGGTGGTCGCGCCTATCTGGTGGGTGGCTGGGTTCGCGACGCCCTCTTGGGCAAGAACTGCAGGGACTACGATATCGAGGTCTACGATCTGGAACAGGACCAGCTTGTTCCTATCCTGTCTAAGTACGGCAAGGTGAACCTGGTAGGCAAGGCCTTCGGCGTCATCCATCTTTCCATGAAGGGGGAGTCCCTCGACTTCTCCTTCCCCAGGACAGAAAGCAAGGTGGGCTACGGCCACAAGGGTTTTGTTGTAAAGACCGATGCCAAGCTGACCTTCAAGGAGGCTGCCCTTCGTCGAGATTTTACCATCAACGCCATGGGCATGGAGCTGCCTGACCTTACGTTGTGTGATGCCTATGGCGGCATCGAGGACCTCAAGGCCCGTCGTCTCCGTCACGTAGGTCCCGCCTTCGCGGAAGACTCCCTACGCATACTTCGAGGTGTCCAGTTTGCCAGTCGCTTTGGCCTCACGCTTGCGCCCGAGACTGTGGAACTTTGCCGTACTCTGTCTCTGGACGATCTTAGCATCGAACGACTTTTCGAGGAATTCAAGAAGTGGCTTCTCAAGCCGGGCAAGCCATCTCTTGGACTGCAGGCTTTCTACGACATCAAGCTGGACGAATACTTCCCGGAAGTCCGTCCCTTCGAAGCTTTTGCTGCAGAAGGTTGCGCTTGCGAAAATCGTCTTGGTGAACTGCTGGACAACTTGAGCCAGGTAAAGGGTCTGAACGACGATGAACGTATGGTCCTGATGTTCGCAGGCCTTCTGGCCGGATCCGCTGGCGACGAGAAGACCATCCTCAAGTTCATCTCTCGCATTACAAACGAGATCAAGCTTGTCCGCGGTGTGCCGCTGCTTCTAAAGCATGCCTTCGCGTTTGTTCCGCAGGCTGCCGATGGCTCTGTCGCCTCTATTCCGTCAGACGCTGATATCCGCCGCCTGTCGGTTACCTTGGGCGGCCTCAGGCTCTACATGTCCCTTCTGGAAAGTGACCCTAGGTTTGCCGCCGGCATCCGCACCTCTTACGTCCAGTCCTTCAAGGCTCGGGCCATGGCTCTGGATGTATACGAATCTGCCCCGCAGCCCTACCTTACGGGCAAGATTCTTATGGAGCTTGGGGTAAAGCCGGGCAAGCAGATGGGCGAACTCATCAAGAAAAGTTTCGAGCTGCAGTTGGATGGCGAAATCGCCGACGAGGCCGCCGCTCAGGCCTGGGCCAAAGAGAACATCTAA
- a CDS encoding gliding motility-associated C-terminal domain-containing protein: protein MKIYSLVFILLLNVATAFAGLEEWLVYSSPFPVHDAIPHWGGALLATSGGIRYRTIDGDYVFHSENGLETSDYRAVVKSPLGIFAVSEFGVVAQMNDDGKRWSVLNRSYVKNNARVIPGMVRNAEGVLVIGFESRLAFFDLFTSSSLLTVDRIGSHSLTVNTITQMTIRGDSLYIRIGDASYVRYMDWKNVATDVRLSDPESWIEVSDWRTVDGLDVVDSMHVVVEDDTLTEDFLYEVKVRHKKIVEKDSTWDSSYTENVSRIKWYIPTQDGYLLVGPREIYYYDSKITGSFKDLSKNDVFKLGEPYELKTMPMGGVMALSVDGGFSYTDSKIWAEPKYPNDGVGSFMSAYSSRMKVVSVLPDGYVFMHLWGLGYFIYSQWGERWEHSYYPVDGYCFDNFLETPPYSIAVASTPAPDNSGFLTATGNNDGYSLVYFSKNGDVSCAKQIGSASIGGPIQARLAEDGSWIVYVGTRKGTSLADEGDLDVITLPSPKSNGGELGKAKVKTYRGISPSPIDMVYDTIDNRLWLQSMSMIAYYDEENDTLVAPKSTRGLRGAEYTSMDIDVHGNLWVGTANQGAFRLTRKGKSADTLTAMHFDARGGLMSDNVSDIAIDPTLGIAWFAHEHGVTQYRRKDLRYTGFNMTDSAKADVRAYPIPFRPKEHRFLIIENFTEDAMVSIYNRGGALMRSFSGEDVLGGRIEWDGTQKNGKLVAPGVYYYVINAGSKKKKGKFIIIH from the coding sequence GTGAAGATTTACTCCCTGGTATTTATCTTGTTGTTGAACGTGGCCACGGCATTCGCTGGCCTCGAAGAGTGGCTCGTCTATTCCAGCCCCTTCCCGGTGCACGACGCCATTCCCCATTGGGGTGGTGCCTTGCTTGCCACAAGTGGCGGCATTCGTTATCGCACTATTGACGGAGACTACGTTTTCCATTCCGAAAATGGTCTTGAAACATCTGACTATCGCGCGGTGGTCAAGTCCCCTCTGGGCATTTTCGCCGTGTCCGAGTTCGGTGTTGTTGCGCAGATGAATGACGATGGCAAGAGATGGTCTGTCTTGAACCGTTCCTATGTCAAGAACAATGCCCGTGTGATTCCCGGCATGGTTCGCAATGCGGAAGGTGTTCTGGTAATCGGTTTTGAGAGTCGTCTTGCATTCTTCGACTTGTTTACCTCCTCGTCCTTGTTGACTGTCGATCGCATTGGTTCCCATTCCCTAACGGTGAATACCATCACCCAGATGACAATTCGCGGAGACTCCTTGTATATCCGCATTGGTGACGCCAGCTATGTTCGCTACATGGACTGGAAGAATGTGGCTACGGATGTCCGCCTCAGCGATCCTGAATCCTGGATTGAGGTTTCCGACTGGCGTACGGTTGATGGCCTTGATGTAGTGGATTCCATGCACGTGGTGGTGGAAGACGACACCTTGACAGAAGATTTCCTCTACGAGGTTAAGGTTCGCCATAAGAAGATTGTGGAAAAGGATTCAACCTGGGATAGCTCCTACACAGAAAATGTCAGCCGCATCAAGTGGTACATTCCTACGCAGGATGGTTACCTTCTTGTGGGTCCCAGGGAAATCTATTACTATGATAGCAAGATAACCGGTTCCTTCAAGGATCTTTCCAAGAACGATGTATTCAAGCTGGGAGAACCTTACGAACTCAAGACCATGCCCATGGGTGGTGTAATGGCCCTTTCCGTCGATGGCGGGTTCAGCTATACCGATAGTAAGATCTGGGCAGAGCCCAAGTATCCAAACGACGGTGTTGGCAGTTTCATGTCTGCCTATTCCTCCAGAATGAAGGTGGTCTCTGTCTTGCCGGATGGTTACGTGTTCATGCACCTTTGGGGCCTTGGATATTTCATCTATTCTCAGTGGGGTGAACGTTGGGAACATTCCTACTATCCTGTAGACGGATACTGCTTTGACAATTTCCTCGAAACGCCTCCCTATTCCATTGCCGTAGCTTCCACTCCGGCTCCTGATAATTCCGGCTTTTTGACCGCGACAGGCAACAACGACGGCTATAGCCTGGTTTATTTCTCAAAGAATGGAGACGTCTCCTGCGCCAAGCAGATTGGTTCTGCATCCATTGGCGGTCCTATCCAGGCAAGGCTTGCCGAGGATGGTTCCTGGATTGTCTATGTTGGCACCCGCAAGGGCACAAGTCTTGCAGATGAAGGTGACCTGGATGTAATCACCCTTCCTTCGCCCAAGTCCAATGGTGGAGAACTGGGCAAGGCGAAGGTGAAGACCTATCGCGGAATTTCTCCGTCTCCCATCGACATGGTGTACGATACCATTGATAATCGCTTGTGGCTTCAGTCCATGTCCATGATCGCTTACTACGATGAGGAGAACGATACCCTTGTTGCGCCCAAGTCCACAAGGGGCTTGCGTGGTGCGGAATACACCTCCATGGACATTGACGTTCACGGGAATCTCTGGGTAGGTACTGCCAATCAGGGCGCCTTCCGCTTGACCCGAAAGGGCAAGAGTGCAGATACCTTGACCGCCATGCATTTTGATGCCCGGGGTGGCCTCATGAGTGATAACGTATCTGACATCGCCATTGATCCTACGTTGGGTATTGCCTGGTTTGCTCACGAACACGGTGTGACGCAGTATCGTCGCAAGGACCTGCGCTATACCGGTTTTAACATGACTGATTCCGCCAAGGCCGACGTCCGTGCATACCCGATTCCCTTTAGACCCAAGGAGCACCGTTTCCTGATTATTGAAAACTTTACCGAGGATGCCATGGTCAGTATCTATAACCGCGGTGGAGCCTTGATGCGCTCCTTCAGTGGCGAGGATGTTCTTGGGGGCCGCATTGAATGGGATGGAACCCAGAAGAACGGAAAGCTTGTGGCTCCGGGAGTCTACTACTACGTTATCAACGCGGGCTCAAAGAAGAAGAAGGGTAAGTTCATTATCATCCATTAG
- a CDS encoding sigma-70 family RNA polymerase sigma factor, with translation MAKQRILTETQNSSSASCNEVESIWKENAPQIYKLCSRCSRNLESADDLFQDVALKFCQYVPNLDCTRSLYPWFATVVRHVHYDHFRKHGDRLLPMSHLSDTEEEYDVFPNSAAIFYHDEYAQGRVRHELEYLMSELDPFERTVVNLTHIDGFSVKDMCRVSGKSKSLLSQKRKSAMEKMQKKKQDREELLKKMDAPPFILEDLLTCAS, from the coding sequence ATGGCTAAACAGAGAATTTTAACAGAAACCCAAAATTCATCTTCGGCGTCTTGCAACGAGGTGGAATCCATCTGGAAGGAAAACGCCCCACAAATCTACAAACTTTGCTCTAGGTGCAGTAGGAATTTAGAGTCTGCGGACGATCTTTTTCAAGATGTGGCGCTAAAGTTCTGCCAATACGTTCCAAATCTAGATTGCACAAGGTCTCTGTATCCCTGGTTTGCGACGGTGGTCCGTCATGTTCATTACGATCATTTCCGCAAGCATGGCGACCGTTTGCTTCCTATGTCGCACCTGTCCGACACCGAGGAGGAGTACGACGTTTTTCCCAATAGCGCCGCAATATTCTATCACGATGAATATGCTCAGGGCCGGGTCCGTCATGAACTTGAATACCTGATGTCGGAACTGGATCCGTTTGAAAGGACTGTCGTGAATCTGACCCATATCGATGGCTTTTCCGTGAAGGATATGTGCCGGGTTTCCGGTAAATCCAAGAGCCTCTTATCTCAAAAGCGAAAATCGGCCATGGAAAAAATGCAGAAAAAGAAGCAGGATCGAGAGGAACTTCTCAAAAAGATGGACGCGCCGCCGTTTATTTTGGAAGATCTGCTGACATGCGCCAGTTAA
- a CDS encoding thioredoxin family protein, producing MNSMPPPEMSMSYSAGALKAGAKLTVNIVVPDNWHVNANIAADEFLKPSSIDVSAKGIHFGAPVWPEAIKEYSEALDMENLVFRGSFDVILPVDSVDSEYDSLSTIATFHYQACDNSICLAPAEKSIDLKGTNLSTAKKNDGEKFDLIFEDEKKDDAEEVAGKNVATEEVAGKNVAGNKDAGKPEGSADVGEGSTDLGENSTDLGKGSADAGENSAGTLILLLSALLGGLILNLMPCVLPVLSLKLFSLIKQAGESRGRLLVLGFSTAAGILASFWILAAVITIIKIGGGNAGWGMQFQSAGFIAFMVVILSAFAMSFFGVFEVWLPWGATTKMDEAGRKSGIAGAFFTGALLVLLSTPCSAPFLGTAMGFAFTASAPVLFLFFTAAAIGLAAPYLLVSAFPAVLKVFPKPGPWMVKLQKVMGVLLMATVCWLLWIVNEQAGGTGVGLFAVVAVLAIAASFALGKIAPPGSAFVREVSTFVVAVIVIAAVWFAVLAPRYEAVVQARFDARISEQKTEDGWYRYSPALIEELAAAGRTVFIDVTADWCITCKANEAAVIGREDFARAMDSLNVVRVKADWTRETPEVNALLRSLGKSGVPAYAIYPAGDASKQIVLPEILTTGGIVEKITQ from the coding sequence ATGAACTCCATGCCTCCTCCGGAAATGAGCATGTCTTACTCCGCGGGGGCCCTGAAGGCCGGCGCAAAGCTGACCGTAAACATCGTTGTGCCCGACAACTGGCACGTGAATGCAAACATTGCTGCAGACGAATTTCTAAAGCCCTCCTCCATTGACGTAAGCGCAAAGGGAATCCACTTCGGTGCACCGGTTTGGCCCGAGGCCATCAAGGAATACAGCGAGGCGCTGGACATGGAGAACCTTGTGTTCCGCGGCAGCTTCGACGTAATCCTACCCGTGGACAGCGTGGACAGCGAATACGATAGTTTGTCTACAATCGCCACATTCCACTACCAGGCATGCGACAACTCCATCTGCCTGGCGCCGGCCGAAAAAAGTATCGACCTGAAGGGAACGAACCTTAGCACTGCAAAAAAAAACGATGGTGAAAAGTTCGACCTGATCTTTGAAGACGAAAAGAAGGATGACGCCGAGGAAGTTGCAGGAAAGAACGTTGCTACCGAGGAAGTTGCAGGAAAGAACGTTGCCGGGAACAAAGACGCAGGCAAGCCCGAAGGCAGCGCCGACGTGGGCGAGGGCAGCACCGACTTGGGCGAGAATAGCACCGACTTGGGCAAGGGCAGCGCCGACGCGGGCGAGAATAGCGCCGGGACCTTGATTCTTTTACTTTCTGCGCTGCTTGGCGGTTTAATCCTGAACCTGATGCCCTGCGTTCTGCCTGTTCTTTCGCTGAAGTTGTTCAGTCTGATTAAACAGGCAGGCGAAAGCCGAGGACGCTTGCTGGTACTCGGCTTTAGCACCGCCGCCGGCATTCTTGCAAGTTTCTGGATCCTGGCCGCGGTCATTACCATAATCAAGATCGGCGGCGGTAACGCAGGCTGGGGAATGCAGTTCCAGAGCGCAGGCTTCATCGCCTTCATGGTCGTGATTCTTTCCGCATTCGCCATGAGCTTCTTCGGCGTATTCGAAGTATGGCTTCCCTGGGGTGCCACCACCAAGATGGACGAAGCCGGACGTAAGTCTGGTATCGCCGGCGCCTTCTTTACAGGCGCCCTGCTGGTTCTTTTAAGCACGCCCTGCTCCGCACCCTTCCTGGGAACCGCCATGGGTTTCGCCTTTACCGCCAGCGCCCCGGTACTGTTCCTGTTCTTTACCGCTGCAGCCATCGGGCTCGCCGCACCCTACCTTCTGGTAAGCGCCTTCCCCGCCGTTCTCAAGGTATTCCCTAAGCCCGGCCCCTGGATGGTAAAGCTGCAGAAGGTCATGGGCGTTCTACTGATGGCTACCGTCTGCTGGCTCCTCTGGATTGTAAACGAACAAGCCGGCGGAACCGGCGTGGGGCTCTTCGCAGTTGTTGCAGTCCTGGCCATTGCCGCAAGCTTCGCCCTAGGAAAGATCGCTCCGCCGGGCAGCGCCTTCGTGCGTGAAGTCAGCACCTTTGTTGTCGCTGTCATCGTCATTGCCGCAGTCTGGTTCGCTGTTCTTGCCCCGCGCTATGAAGCCGTGGTGCAAGCCCGCTTTGACGCCCGTATTTCGGAACAGAAGACTGAAGACGGCTGGTACCGCTACAGCCCCGCCTTGATTGAAGAGCTGGCAGCCGCCGGCCGCACCGTGTTCATCGATGTTACCGCCGACTGGTGCATCACCTGCAAGGCAAACGAAGCAGCCGTCATCGGGCGTGAAGATTTCGCCCGGGCCATGGACAGCCTGAACGTGGTCCGCGTCAAGGCGGACTGGACCCGCGAAACTCCCGAGGTGAACGCACTGTTACGCAGCCTCGGGAAGTCAGGCGTTCCCGCCTACGCAATTTATCCGGCAGGTGACGCAAGCAAGCAGATCGTACTGCCGGAAATCTTGACCACTGGCGGCATCGTGGAGAAGATAACACAGTAG
- the glgA gene encoding glycogen synthase produces MNAAILTNEFPPEIYGGAGIHVKFLTQELAKLCHVEARCFGSQNDDADNIRAVGFSRKLGLNPKDDRFQKIFKPLDINLQWAATMDDIDVIHCHTWYSHFGGVLASRLLQCPLILTTHSLEPHRPWKAEQLGDGGYAMSCWIERTAYEAADGVIAVSQGMKRDVMKLYGVPEDRVKVIYNGIDPDFYKPTFSAGILEKWGVDPNKPFVLFVGRITRQKGISQLIQAIPQIDKNAQVVLCAGAPDTQELADECKALIEEVQKTRDGVIWIQEPVPHEELRVLYSHATVFATPSLYEPFGIINLEAMSCGTPVVGSAVGGIPEIIVDGETGFLVPLKAVSETNFEPADPKAFQTDFANKLNTILANPEMAKKMGEVSRQRAIDVFSWKAIAQQTYEFYQECIERYKKEGKR; encoded by the coding sequence ATGAACGCTGCTATCCTTACTAATGAATTTCCGCCGGAAATCTACGGTGGTGCCGGTATCCACGTTAAGTTCCTGACCCAGGAACTGGCAAAGCTTTGCCATGTGGAAGCCCGTTGCTTTGGTTCTCAGAATGACGATGCCGACAATATCCGTGCTGTTGGTTTCAGCCGCAAGCTGGGCCTGAACCCTAAGGATGACCGCTTCCAGAAGATTTTCAAGCCCCTGGATATTAACCTGCAGTGGGCCGCCACCATGGATGACATCGACGTTATCCATTGCCATACCTGGTACAGCCACTTTGGCGGCGTTCTCGCTTCCCGCCTGTTGCAGTGCCCGCTGATTCTTACCACTCACTCTTTGGAACCCCACCGTCCGTGGAAGGCTGAACAGTTGGGTGACGGCGGCTACGCCATGAGCTGCTGGATTGAACGTACCGCCTACGAAGCTGCCGACGGCGTCATCGCAGTGAGCCAGGGCATGAAGCGCGACGTGATGAAGCTTTATGGCGTTCCCGAAGACCGCGTGAAGGTGATTTACAACGGTATCGATCCGGACTTCTACAAGCCCACCTTCAGCGCAGGCATTCTGGAAAAGTGGGGCGTTGATCCCAACAAGCCTTTTGTGCTGTTCGTTGGCCGTATTACCCGCCAGAAGGGCATCAGCCAGCTGATCCAGGCAATTCCCCAGATCGACAAGAACGCACAGGTGGTTCTCTGCGCCGGTGCTCCCGACACTCAGGAACTTGCCGACGAATGCAAGGCCCTTATTGAAGAAGTCCAGAAGACTCGTGATGGCGTTATCTGGATTCAGGAACCGGTTCCGCATGAGGAACTCCGCGTGCTTTACAGCCACGCTACCGTGTTTGCAACTCCGTCTCTCTACGAACCTTTCGGCATCATCAACCTTGAAGCCATGAGCTGCGGTACTCCTGTGGTGGGAAGCGCCGTGGGCGGCATTCCCGAAATCATCGTGGATGGCGAAACCGGCTTCCTGGTTCCCCTGAAGGCAGTTTCCGAGACCAACTTCGAACCTGCCGACCCCAAGGCATTCCAGACCGATTTCGCAAACAAACTGAACACCATTCTGGCTAACCCCGAAATGGCAAAGAAGATGGGCGAAGTGAGCCGCCAGCGCGCAATCGACGTATTCAGCTGGAAGGCAATTGCCCAGCAGACCTACGAATTCTACCAGGAATGCATTGAACGTTACAAGAAGGAAGGCAAGCGCTAA
- a CDS encoding alpha/beta hydrolase, translated as MKSRFIKMAIVAASALAFMNCGDDAANSVSNAIGDNGIPGVEQPSEPIIDPITGEVIQPADPEAQLPADGPSEGQPVVQPGEGETVGPNVSGGEESVVPGGSDPSVPGEVVDPSLPTENPAVGPESSADVEAPASSSSVVPEVSSSSEKAPEPESSSSVEEPVQQAPKGIFLANDTDENKNYMEVEYFTKTGDNGGAVLAYPKRLSETQKHGVVLWGPGGGTEPTAYEGLIKRLASHGFVVIATSESPDGTGRGKPALDWLEKKNNTPGDPLYQKLDMTKVGASGHSMGGLQSEKMLLGDDRVITAVLNNSGAFDHATAAKVSKSKTIAIVYGEGGMERPNAEGDYYSVKAGMVPACLLKMTGGKGNECQNGECGWGHGSGPWGGMAATVAWMRWHLGGEDFRKKDFVGTSGAYINGPIVGESGNWKGQCINF; from the coding sequence ATGAAGTCTAGATTTATCAAGATGGCAATCGTAGCAGCAAGTGCTCTTGCCTTTATGAACTGCGGCGATGACGCTGCCAACTCTGTCAGCAATGCTATTGGCGATAACGGTATCCCGGGTGTAGAACAGCCTAGCGAACCGATTATCGACCCTATTACTGGCGAAGTGATCCAGCCCGCCGATCCCGAAGCGCAGCTTCCGGCAGATGGTCCGTCTGAAGGTCAGCCTGTTGTTCAGCCTGGTGAAGGCGAGACCGTGGGCCCCAACGTTTCCGGCGGTGAAGAATCTGTTGTTCCGGGTGGTTCCGATCCTAGCGTTCCTGGCGAAGTTGTCGATCCTAGCTTGCCTACAGAAAATCCTGCTGTTGGTCCCGAATCCTCTGCTGATGTCGAAGCTCCGGCTTCCAGCTCCAGCGTAGTGCCCGAAGTTTCTAGCTCCAGCGAAAAGGCTCCCGAACCTGAATCCTCCTCTTCTGTGGAAGAACCGGTCCAGCAGGCTCCCAAGGGCATTTTCCTTGCTAACGATACCGACGAAAACAAGAACTACATGGAAGTGGAATATTTCACCAAGACCGGTGATAACGGTGGGGCAGTTCTTGCTTATCCCAAGCGCCTTTCTGAAACCCAGAAGCACGGTGTTGTGCTGTGGGGCCCCGGTGGCGGCACCGAACCTACCGCTTACGAAGGCCTTATCAAGCGCCTTGCTTCCCATGGTTTCGTGGTGATTGCAACCAGCGAATCTCCCGATGGCACTGGCCGCGGCAAACCCGCTCTCGACTGGCTCGAAAAGAAGAACAACACTCCGGGCGATCCGCTGTACCAGAAGCTGGATATGACCAAGGTTGGCGCATCCGGCCATTCCATGGGTGGTCTCCAGTCCGAAAAGATGCTCCTCGGCGATGACCGTGTGATTACCGCAGTTTTGAACAACAGTGGTGCATTTGACCACGCTACCGCAGCCAAGGTCAGCAAGTCTAAGACTATTGCCATTGTTTACGGCGAAGGCGGCATGGAACGCCCCAATGCCGAAGGCGACTACTACAGTGTTAAGGCTGGCATGGTTCCCGCCTGCCTGCTCAAGATGACTGGCGGCAAGGGTAATGAATGCCAGAATGGCGAATGCGGCTGGGGCCACGGTTCCGGTCCTTGGGGCGGCATGGCTGCCACCGTTGCCTGGATGCGTTGGCACCTGGGTGGCGAAGATTTCCGTAAGAAGGACTTCGTGGGCACTAGTGGCGCCTACATCAACGGCCCCATCGTTGGTGAAAGTGGTAACTGGAAGGGCCAGTGCATCAACTTCTAG